A single genomic interval of Agromyces cerinus harbors:
- the rpsL gene encoding 30S ribosomal protein S12, producing the protein MPTIQQLVRKGRSPKVTKTKAPALKANPQQRGVCTRVYTTTPKKPNSALRKVARVKLSNGTEVTAYIPGEGHNLQEHSMVLIRGGRVKDLPGVRYKIVRGALDTQAVKNRKQGRSKYGAKMEKK; encoded by the coding sequence GTGCCAACCATTCAGCAGTTGGTCCGCAAGGGCCGCTCGCCGAAGGTCACCAAGACCAAGGCTCCCGCCCTGAAGGCGAACCCCCAGCAGCGCGGCGTGTGCACGCGTGTGTACACCACCACCCCGAAGAAGCCGAACTCCGCGCTCCGCAAGGTCGCTCGTGTGAAGCTCTCCAACGGCACCGAGGTCACCGCCTACATCCCCGGTGAGGGCCACAACCTGCAGGAGCACTCGATGGTGCTCATCCGCGGCGGTCGTGTCAAGGACCTCCCCGGTGTGCGCTACAAGATCGTCCGCGGCGCGCTCGACACGCAGGCCGTGAAGAACCGCAAGCAGGGCCGCAGCAAGTACGGCGCGAAGATGGAGAAGAAGTAA
- the rpsG gene encoding 30S ribosomal protein S7, translating to MPRKGPAPKRPVVADPVYGSPVVSQLVNKILVDGKKDLAQRIVYEALSNVAEKNGQDAVATLKKALDNVRPTLEVRSRRVGGSTYQVPVEVKPHRANTLALRWLTSYAKARREKTMTERLTNEILDASNGLGAAVKRREDTHKMAESNRAFAHYRW from the coding sequence ATGCCTCGTAAGGGACCCGCTCCGAAGCGCCCCGTCGTCGCCGACCCCGTCTACGGGTCGCCCGTCGTCAGCCAGCTCGTCAACAAGATCCTCGTCGACGGCAAGAAGGACCTCGCGCAGCGCATCGTCTACGAAGCGCTCTCGAACGTCGCCGAGAAGAACGGCCAGGACGCCGTCGCCACCCTGAAGAAGGCGCTCGACAACGTGCGCCCGACCCTCGAGGTGCGTTCGCGCCGCGTCGGCGGTTCGACCTACCAGGTCCCCGTCGAGGTCAAGCCCCACCGCGCCAACACCCTGGCTCTCCGCTGGCTCACCAGCTACGCCAAGGCTCGTCGCGAGAAGACGATGACCGAGCGTCTCACCAACGAGATCCTCGACGCATCGAACGGCCTGGGTGCCGCGGTCAAGCGCCGCGAAGACACCCACAAGATGGCCGAGTCGAACCGCGCCTTCGCCCACTACCGCTGGTAG
- the fusA gene encoding elongation factor G produces the protein MAQDVLTDLNKVRNIGIMAHIDAGKTTTTERILFYTGVNHKIGETHDGASTTDWMEQEKERGITITSAAVTCYWNKNQINIIDTPGHVDFTVEVERSLRVLDGAVAVFDGKEGVEPQSETVWRQADKYDVPRICFVNKMDKLGADFYFTVDTIISRLGAKPLVLQLPIGSESSFEGVVDLVEMRALTWRGDAKGDVKMGAEYAIEEIPADLVDKAAEYRTALLEVVAETDDALMEKYFGGEELTVAEIKAAIRKLTVNSEIYPVLCGSAFKNRGVQPMLDAVIDYLPSPLDVPAIEAHDARDEEKIVMRHADASEPFTALAFKVAVHPFFGRLTYVRVYSGRLDSGAQVVNSTKGKKERIGKIFQMHANKEIPIDSVTAGNIYAVIGLKDTTTGDTLCDPNNQVVLESMTFPEPVIEVAIEPKTKADQEKLGTAIQKLAEEDPTFRTEQNQETGQTVIKGMGELHLDILVDRMKREFNVEANVGKPQVAYRETIKRAVEKHDYTHKKQTGGSGQFAKIQFAIEPLEIEGDKIYEFENKVTGGRIPREYIPSIDAGFRDAMQYGILAGYPMVGVKASILDGAAHDVDSSEMAFKIAGSMGFKEAARKANPVLLEPLMSVEVRTPEEYMGDVIGDLNSRRGQIQSMEDAAGVKVVRAHVPLSEMFGYIGDLRSKTSGRAVYSMEFQSYAEVPKAVADEIVQKNKGE, from the coding sequence GTGGCACAAGACGTGCTCACCGACCTGAACAAGGTCCGCAACATCGGCATCATGGCGCACATCGATGCCGGCAAGACCACCACGACCGAGCGCATCCTGTTCTACACGGGCGTCAACCACAAGATCGGCGAGACCCACGACGGTGCCTCGACGACCGACTGGATGGAGCAGGAGAAGGAACGCGGCATCACGATCACGTCTGCCGCCGTGACCTGCTACTGGAACAAGAACCAGATCAACATCATCGACACCCCCGGCCACGTGGACTTCACGGTCGAGGTCGAGCGTTCGCTCCGCGTGCTCGATGGTGCGGTCGCCGTCTTCGACGGCAAGGAGGGCGTCGAGCCCCAGTCCGAGACCGTCTGGCGCCAGGCCGACAAGTACGACGTCCCGCGCATCTGCTTCGTCAACAAGATGGACAAGCTCGGCGCCGACTTCTACTTCACGGTCGACACCATCATCAGCCGCCTCGGCGCGAAGCCGCTCGTGCTGCAGCTCCCGATCGGTTCGGAGTCCTCGTTCGAGGGCGTCGTCGACCTGGTCGAGATGCGTGCACTCACGTGGCGCGGCGACGCAAAGGGTGACGTCAAGATGGGCGCCGAGTACGCCATCGAGGAGATCCCCGCCGACCTCGTCGACAAGGCCGCCGAGTACCGCACCGCCCTGCTCGAGGTCGTCGCCGAGACCGACGACGCGCTGATGGAGAAGTACTTCGGCGGCGAAGAGCTGACCGTGGCCGAGATCAAGGCCGCGATCCGCAAGCTGACCGTCAACTCCGAGATCTACCCCGTGCTCTGCGGTTCGGCGTTCAAGAACCGCGGCGTGCAGCCCATGCTCGACGCTGTCATCGACTACCTCCCGTCGCCGCTCGACGTGCCCGCCATCGAGGCGCACGACGCTCGCGACGAAGAGAAGATCGTCATGCGTCACGCCGACGCGTCGGAGCCCTTCACGGCCCTCGCGTTCAAGGTCGCCGTGCACCCGTTCTTCGGTCGCCTCACCTACGTGCGCGTCTACTCCGGTCGCCTCGACAGCGGCGCCCAGGTCGTCAACTCGACCAAGGGCAAGAAGGAGCGCATCGGCAAGATCTTCCAGATGCACGCCAACAAGGAGATCCCGATCGACTCGGTGACCGCCGGCAACATCTACGCGGTGATCGGCCTGAAGGACACCACCACCGGTGACACCCTCTGCGACCCGAACAACCAGGTCGTCCTCGAGTCGATGACCTTCCCCGAGCCCGTCATCGAGGTCGCCATCGAGCCGAAGACCAAGGCCGACCAGGAGAAGCTCGGCACGGCGATCCAGAAGCTCGCCGAAGAGGACCCGACCTTCCGTACGGAGCAGAACCAGGAGACCGGTCAGACGGTCATCAAGGGCATGGGCGAGCTCCACCTCGACATCCTGGTCGACCGCATGAAGCGCGAGTTCAACGTCGAGGCCAACGTGGGCAAGCCCCAGGTCGCGTACCGCGAGACGATCAAGCGCGCGGTCGAGAAGCACGACTACACCCACAAGAAGCAGACCGGTGGTTCCGGCCAGTTCGCGAAGATCCAGTTCGCGATCGAGCCGCTCGAGATCGAAGGCGACAAGATCTACGAGTTCGAGAACAAGGTCACCGGTGGCCGCATCCCCCGCGAGTACATCCCCTCGATCGATGCGGGCTTCCGCGATGCCATGCAGTACGGCATCCTCGCCGGATACCCGATGGTCGGCGTCAAGGCGTCGATCCTCGACGGTGCCGCCCACGACGTCGACTCCTCGGAGATGGCGTTCAAGATCGCCGGCTCGATGGGCTTCAAGGAAGCCGCTCGCAAGGCGAACCCCGTTCTGCTCGAACCGCTGATGTCCGTCGAAGTCCGCACTCCTGAGGAGTACATGGGCGACGTCATCGGCGACCTGAACTCGCGTCGCGGTCAGATCCAGTCCATGGAGGATGCCGCAGGCGTGAAGGTCGTGCGTGCGCACGTCCCGCTCTCGGAGATGTTCGGTTACATCGGCGACCTTCGGTCGAAGACCTCTGGTCGCGCGGTGTACTCGATGGAGTTCCAGAGCTACGCGGAGGTCCCGAAGGCTGTGGCCGACGAGATCGTCCAGAAGAACAAGGGCGAATAG
- the tuf gene encoding elongation factor Tu → MAKAKFERTKPHVNIGTIGHVDHGKTTLTAAISKVLADKYPSATNVQRDFASIDSAPEERQRGITINISHVEYETPKRHYAHVDAPGHADYIKNMITGAAQMDGAILVVAATDGPMAQTREHVLLAKQVGVPYLLVALNKSDMVDDEEILELVELEVRELLSSQGFDGDNAPVVQVSGLKALEGDEKWVQSVLDLMTAVDESIPDPVRDKDKPFLMPVEDVFTITGRGTVVTGRAERGTLKINSEVEIVGIRPTQKTTVTGIEMFHKQLDEAWAGENCGLLLRGTKREDVERGQVVVAPGSVTPHTNFEGTAYILSKEEGGRHNPFYANYRPQFYFRTTDVTGVITLPEGTEMVMPGDTTDMTVELIQPIAMEEGLGFAIREGGRTVGAGTVTKIVK, encoded by the coding sequence GTGGCTAAGGCCAAGTTCGAGCGGACCAAGCCGCACGTCAACATCGGAACGATCGGTCACGTCGACCACGGCAAGACCACGCTCACCGCAGCGATCTCGAAGGTGCTCGCCGACAAGTACCCGTCGGCCACCAACGTGCAGCGCGACTTCGCGTCGATCGACTCCGCTCCCGAAGAGCGCCAGCGCGGCATCACGATCAACATCTCGCACGTCGAGTACGAGACGCCGAAGCGCCACTACGCGCACGTCGACGCCCCGGGTCACGCCGACTACATCAAGAACATGATCACCGGTGCGGCTCAGATGGACGGCGCGATCCTCGTGGTCGCGGCGACCGACGGCCCGATGGCTCAGACGCGCGAGCACGTGCTGCTCGCCAAGCAGGTCGGCGTGCCCTACCTGCTCGTCGCGCTCAACAAGTCCGACATGGTCGACGACGAGGAGATCCTCGAGCTCGTCGAGCTCGAGGTCCGCGAGCTGCTCTCGAGCCAGGGCTTCGACGGCGACAACGCTCCCGTCGTGCAGGTCTCGGGCCTCAAGGCCCTCGAAGGCGACGAGAAGTGGGTCCAGTCGGTCCTCGACCTCATGACCGCCGTCGACGAGTCGATCCCCGACCCCGTGCGCGACAAGGACAAGCCCTTCCTCATGCCGGTCGAGGACGTCTTCACGATCACCGGTCGTGGAACCGTCGTCACGGGCCGCGCCGAGCGTGGCACGCTGAAGATCAACTCCGAGGTCGAGATCGTCGGCATCCGCCCGACGCAGAAGACCACGGTCACCGGTATCGAGATGTTCCACAAGCAGCTCGACGAGGCATGGGCCGGCGAGAACTGCGGTCTGCTCCTTCGCGGCACCAAGCGCGAAGACGTGGAGCGCGGCCAGGTCGTCGTCGCACCCGGCTCGGTCACCCCGCACACGAACTTCGAGGGCACCGCGTACATCCTCTCCAAGGAGGAAGGCGGGCGTCACAACCCGTTCTACGCGAACTACCGTCCGCAGTTCTACTTCCGCACCACCGACGTCACCGGCGTCATCACGCTGCCCGAGGGCACCGAGATGGTCATGCCCGGCGACACCACCGACATGACCGTTGAGCTGATCCAGCCCATCGCCATGGAAGAGGGCCTCGGCTTCGCCATCCGTGAGGGTGGACGGACCGTGGGTGCCGGTACGGTCACCAAGATCGTCAAGTAG
- a CDS encoding acyltransferase family protein has translation MATSPSPLARSTVRPEIQALRALAVGAVVLHHGWPAVAPAGYMGVDVFFVVSGFLITGLLLRDAERRGRISLRTFYLRRARRILPAALIVLAAVSVLTIALVPQREWRSWFREIVASALYYENWQLAIDSQIPRRADLESTPVQHFWSLSVEEQFYLFWPLLLIVAIWFAARRGVGSRRVLLPLLGAVTAASFVHCIVLTVQEPALAYFSTFTRMWEFGVGGLLALVAATPLRGHEPLRAAVSIAGLVVIVVPIVAFRSPDYFPGAIVLAPVVGTLAVIWAGMPQLAWSPARLAALPPVQWMGDVSYSLYLWHWPIFMFVPYLTGLPSPPWLMVLLVAFSFLVAGLSKRYIEDPFRTPTHGLRARPSVVLGGMAAVIALVVGAGMVAPSVAAERNVACSRSDRD, from the coding sequence ATGGCAACTTCCCCCTCGCCATTGGCTCGATCGACGGTTCGCCCAGAGATTCAGGCTCTACGGGCGCTCGCCGTCGGGGCGGTCGTGCTCCACCACGGGTGGCCTGCCGTCGCGCCGGCCGGCTACATGGGCGTCGACGTGTTCTTCGTGGTCTCGGGGTTCCTGATCACCGGGCTTCTTCTCCGTGATGCAGAGCGGCGGGGACGCATCTCGCTCCGCACCTTCTACCTCCGGCGGGCTCGGCGGATCCTCCCGGCCGCGCTGATCGTGCTCGCGGCGGTATCGGTGCTCACCATCGCGCTCGTTCCGCAGCGCGAGTGGCGATCCTGGTTCAGGGAGATCGTCGCGAGCGCGCTGTACTACGAGAACTGGCAGCTCGCGATCGACTCCCAGATCCCGCGCCGGGCGGACCTCGAATCGACGCCGGTTCAGCACTTCTGGTCGTTGTCAGTGGAGGAGCAGTTCTACCTGTTCTGGCCGCTGCTGCTGATCGTCGCGATCTGGTTCGCCGCGCGCAGGGGAGTCGGCTCGCGTCGAGTGCTCCTGCCCCTGCTCGGCGCGGTGACCGCCGCGTCATTCGTGCACTGCATCGTGCTGACGGTGCAGGAGCCTGCTCTCGCGTACTTCTCGACGTTCACGCGCATGTGGGAGTTCGGCGTCGGCGGGCTGCTCGCGCTGGTCGCCGCCACACCGCTTCGCGGCCACGAGCCCCTGCGTGCCGCCGTCTCGATCGCCGGGCTCGTGGTCATCGTCGTCCCGATCGTCGCATTCCGGTCGCCGGACTACTTCCCCGGCGCGATCGTGCTCGCGCCCGTGGTCGGAACGCTCGCGGTGATCTGGGCCGGGATGCCGCAGCTCGCCTGGTCGCCTGCGCGGCTCGCCGCGCTGCCACCGGTGCAGTGGATGGGCGACGTGTCGTACTCGCTCTACCTCTGGCACTGGCCGATCTTCATGTTCGTGCCGTACCTCACCGGTCTGCCGAGCCCGCCGTGGCTGATGGTGCTCCTCGTGGCGTTCTCGTTCCTCGTCGCCGGCCTCTCGAAACGCTACATCGAAGACCCGTTCCGCACCCCGACGCACGGGCTGCGGGCGCGCCCCTCGGTCGTGCTCGGAGGCATGGCCGCGGTGATCGCCCTCGTCGTCGGTGCGGGCATGGTCGCCCCCAGCGTCGCCGCCGAGCGCAACGTCGCGTGCTCGCGCAGCGATCGCGACTGA
- a CDS encoding OsmC family protein, producing MTEHAHQVSDRIGPGSVSVTRTGPRTFEGMNERGSTVRIGPEEAEGHFTPGELLKLALAGCAGMSADRVTARRLGEDFAMTVWAHGTSGPDNRYSRVDEELLLDLSSLDEAERAKLIELMVKSIDKACTVARSVHGSIELGTTIDGTPV from the coding sequence ATGACCGAGCACGCGCATCAGGTGAGCGACCGCATCGGACCGGGCAGCGTCTCGGTCACCCGAACCGGCCCACGCACGTTCGAGGGCATGAACGAACGAGGTTCGACAGTGCGCATCGGGCCTGAGGAGGCCGAGGGTCACTTCACACCCGGCGAGCTGCTGAAACTCGCCCTCGCGGGCTGCGCCGGCATGAGCGCCGACCGGGTCACCGCGCGGCGCCTCGGGGAGGACTTCGCGATGACGGTGTGGGCGCACGGCACCTCCGGCCCCGACAACCGGTACTCCCGGGTCGACGAGGAGCTGCTGCTCGACCTCTCCTCGCTCGACGAGGCGGAACGCGCGAAGCTCATCGAGCTCATGGTCAAGTCGATCGACAAGGCCTGCACCGTGGCCCGCAGCGTGCACGGCAGCATCGAACTCGGGACGACGATCGACGGCACGCCCGTCTGA
- the rpsJ gene encoding 30S ribosomal protein S10 — protein MAGQKIRIRLKSYDHEVIDTSARKIVDTVTRAGATVVGPVPLPTEKNVVCVIRSPHKYKDSREHFEMRTHKRLIDIVDPTPKAVDSLMRLDLPADVNIEIKL, from the coding sequence ATGGCGGGACAGAAGATCCGCATTCGACTGAAGTCGTATGACCACGAGGTCATCGACACCTCGGCGCGCAAGATCGTCGACACGGTGACCCGCGCGGGCGCCACGGTCGTCGGCCCCGTGCCGCTTCCGACGGAGAAGAACGTGGTGTGCGTCATCCGATCGCCCCACAAGTACAAGGACAGCCGCGAGCACTTCGAGATGCGCACCCACAAGCGTCTCATCGACATCGTGGACCCGACGCCCAAGGCCGTCGACTCGCTCATGCGACTCGACCTGCCGGCCGACGTCAACATCGAGATCAAGCTCTGA
- the rplC gene encoding 50S ribosomal protein L3: MSSATKNVKGLLGTKLGMTQVWDENNKLVPVTVIEIAPNVVTQLRTVDKDGYEAVQIAAGAIDPRKVNQPATGHFAAAGVTPRRHLTEVRTADAASYSLGQELPVEGAFEAGQLVDVVGTSKGKGFAGVMKRHNFKGVSASHGSHRNHRKPGSIGASSTPSRVFKGMRMAGRMGGERVTVLNLRVHAVDAEKGLLLVKGAVPGARGRLVFVRNAVKGA; encoded by the coding sequence ATGTCTTCCGCTACCAAGAACGTGAAGGGTCTGCTCGGCACCAAGCTCGGCATGACCCAGGTGTGGGACGAGAACAACAAGCTCGTGCCCGTGACCGTCATCGAGATCGCCCCCAACGTGGTCACCCAGCTCCGCACCGTCGACAAGGACGGCTACGAGGCTGTGCAGATCGCTGCAGGCGCCATCGACCCGCGCAAGGTCAACCAGCCCGCGACCGGTCACTTCGCCGCCGCAGGCGTGACCCCCCGTCGCCACCTGACCGAGGTCCGCACCGCGGACGCCGCGTCGTACTCCCTCGGCCAGGAGCTCCCCGTCGAGGGTGCCTTCGAGGCCGGCCAGCTCGTCGACGTCGTCGGCACGAGCAAGGGCAAGGGCTTCGCCGGTGTCATGAAGCGCCACAACTTCAAGGGTGTCTCCGCTTCGCACGGTTCGCACCGCAACCACCGCAAGCCCGGTTCCATCGGTGCCTCGTCGACGCCCAGCCGCGTCTTCAAGGGCATGCGCATGGCCGGCCGCATGGGTGGCGAGCGCGTGACCGTGCTCAACCTCCGCGTGCACGCCGTCGACGCCGAGAAGGGCCTGCTGCTCGTCAAGGGCGCGGTTCCCGGTGCTCGCGGCCGTCTCGTTTTCGTCCGCAACGCAGTGAAGGGGGCGTAG
- the rplD gene encoding 50S ribosomal protein L4 gives MATANTIDVLDATGKKSGSVELPAELFDVQTNVPLIHQVVVAQLAAARQGTHKTKTRGEVSGAGRKPFKQKGTGRARQGSIRAPQMTGGGVVHGPQPRDYSQRTPKKMIAAALLGSLSDRARGGRVHAVTAFTASETPKTKEAVALLAAIAPAKRFLIVLAPGEELSQRAVRNIPTVHVLRVDQLNAYDVLVSDDIVFSTAALESFVASKTAKKEEVSA, from the coding sequence ATGGCTACCGCCAACACCATTGACGTGCTCGACGCGACCGGCAAGAAGTCCGGCTCGGTCGAGCTGCCCGCCGAACTCTTCGACGTGCAGACCAACGTCCCGCTCATCCACCAGGTCGTCGTGGCCCAGCTCGCAGCAGCGCGCCAGGGTACGCACAAGACCAAGACCCGCGGCGAGGTTTCCGGCGCCGGTCGCAAGCCGTTCAAGCAGAAGGGCACCGGCCGCGCCCGTCAGGGTTCGATCCGCGCTCCTCAGATGACCGGCGGTGGCGTCGTGCACGGCCCGCAGCCGCGCGACTACTCGCAGCGCACCCCCAAGAAGATGATCGCAGCGGCCCTCCTCGGCTCGCTCTCCGACCGCGCTCGCGGCGGCCGTGTCCACGCGGTCACCGCCTTCACGGCCAGCGAGACGCCGAAGACCAAGGAAGCCGTCGCGCTCCTCGCAGCGATCGCTCCGGCGAAGCGCTTCCTCATCGTGCTCGCGCCCGGTGAAGAGCTCTCGCAGCGCGCTGTGCGGAACATCCCGACCGTGCACGTGCTGCGCGTCGACCAGCTGAACGCCTACGACGTGCTCGTCTCGGACGACATCGTCTTCAGCACCGCTGCACTCGAGTCCTTCGTGGCCTCGAAGACGGCGAAGAAGGAAGAGGTCTCGGCATGA
- the rplW gene encoding 50S ribosomal protein L23, whose amino-acid sequence MSAAANNKDPRDIIIAPVVSEKSYGLIDEGKYTFIVDPRSNKTEIKLAIEKIFNVQVASINTLNRQGKTRRTRFGMGKRKDTKRAIVTLKSGSIDIFTAVG is encoded by the coding sequence ATGAGTGCCGCCGCGAACAACAAGGACCCGCGCGACATCATCATCGCGCCCGTCGTCTCGGAGAAGAGCTACGGCCTGATCGACGAGGGCAAGTACACGTTCATCGTGGACCCCCGTTCGAACAAGACCGAGATCAAGCTCGCCATCGAGAAGATCTTCAACGTCCAGGTGGCGTCGATCAACACCCTGAACCGTCAGGGCAAGACCCGCCGTACCCGGTTCGGCATGGGCAAGCGCAAGGACACCAAGCGCGCGATCGTCACCCTCAAGTCCGGCTCGATCGACATCTTCACGGCTGTCGGCTAG
- the rplB gene encoding 50S ribosomal protein L2 yields the protein MAIRKYKPTTPGRRGSSVADFAEITRSTPEKSLLRPLPKTGGRNNQGRITTRHIGGGHKRQYRVIDFKRNDKDGVNAKVAHIEYDPNRTARIALLHFVDGTKRYILAPNKLSQGDVVESGPGADIKPGNNLPLKNIPTGTVVHAIELRPGGGAKMARSAGASVRLVAKDGPYAQLRLPSGEIRNVDARCRATVGEVGNAEQSNINWGKAGRMRWKGVRPTVRGVAMNPVDHPHGGGEGKTSGGRHPVSPWGQKEGRTRKRDLPSDKLIVRRRNVGKKRK from the coding sequence ATGGCTATTCGTAAGTACAAGCCCACGACTCCTGGTCGTCGCGGTTCGTCGGTCGCCGACTTCGCGGAGATCACTCGCTCCACGCCTGAGAAGTCGCTGCTCCGCCCGCTGCCGAAGACCGGTGGTCGCAACAACCAGGGCCGCATCACGACGCGTCACATCGGTGGTGGCCACAAGCGCCAGTACCGCGTGATCGACTTCAAGCGCAACGACAAGGACGGCGTCAACGCCAAGGTCGCTCACATCGAGTACGACCCCAACCGCACCGCGCGCATCGCGCTGCTGCACTTCGTCGACGGCACCAAGCGCTACATCCTGGCTCCGAACAAGCTCTCGCAGGGCGATGTCGTCGAGTCGGGCCCCGGCGCCGACATCAAGCCCGGCAACAACCTGCCGCTGAAGAACATCCCCACCGGTACCGTGGTGCACGCCATCGAGCTGCGCCCCGGCGGCGGTGCCAAGATGGCACGCTCGGCCGGAGCATCCGTTCGCCTCGTTGCGAAGGACGGCCCCTACGCCCAGCTGCGCCTGCCCTCGGGCGAGATCCGCAACGTCGACGCGCGCTGCCGCGCGACCGTCGGCGAGGTCGGCAACGCCGAGCAGTCGAACATCAACTGGGGCAAGGCCGGCCGCATGCGCTGGAAGGGCGTCCGCCCGACCGTGCGTGGTGTCGCCATGAACCCGGTCGACCACCCGCACGGTGGTGGCGAGGGCAAGACGTCCGGTGGACGTCACCCCGTCAGCCCCTGGGGCCAGAAGGAAGGCCGTACGCGCAAGCGCGATCTTCCCAGCGACAAGCTCATCGTTCGCCGCCGCAACGTCGGCAAGAAGCGCAAGTAG
- the rpsS gene encoding 30S ribosomal protein S19, with protein MPRSLKKGPFVDDHLLRKVITANEAGSKNVIKTWSRRSMIIPAMLGHTIAVHDGRKHIPVFVTETMVGHKLGEFAPTRTFRGHVKDDKKGRRR; from the coding sequence ATGCCACGCAGTCTGAAGAAGGGCCCCTTCGTCGATGACCACCTGCTTCGCAAGGTGATCACGGCGAACGAGGCCGGCAGCAAGAACGTCATCAAGACGTGGTCGCGCCGCTCGATGATCATCCCGGCGATGCTGGGTCACACGATCGCGGTGCACGACGGCCGCAAGCACATCCCGGTGTTCGTCACCGAGACCATGGTGGGTCACAAGCTCGGCGAGTTCGCCCCCACCCGCACCTTCCGTGGACACGTGAAGGACGACAAGAAGGGCCGTCGCCGCTAA
- the rplV gene encoding 50S ribosomal protein L22 codes for MVESIARVRHIRVTPMKARRVVNMIRGRQAQEALAILKFAPQGASEPVYKLVASAIANARVKADATNTYLDEQDLYISRAFVDEGTTLKRFQPRAQGRAFRINKRTSHITVVLATPEEGTK; via the coding sequence ATGGTGGAGTCGATCGCACGCGTGCGACACATCCGCGTCACCCCCATGAAGGCCCGCCGCGTCGTCAACATGATCCGCGGGCGCCAGGCACAGGAGGCACTCGCCATCCTGAAGTTCGCACCCCAGGGTGCGAGCGAGCCGGTGTACAAGCTCGTCGCCTCGGCCATCGCGAACGCTCGCGTCAAGGCCGATGCCACGAACACCTACCTGGACGAGCAGGACCTCTACATCAGCCGCGCATTCGTCGATGAGGGCACCACCCTCAAGCGATTCCAGCCGCGCGCTCAGGGTCGTGCCTTCCGCATCAACAAGCGAACGAGCCACATCACCGTCGTGCTCGCCACGCCCGAGGAGGGTACGAAGTAA
- the rpsC gene encoding 30S ribosomal protein S3: MGQKVNPYGFRLGITTDHVSRWFSDSTKPGQRYADYLAEDIKIRRLLQTSLDRAGVSRIEIERTRDRVRVDIHTARPGIVIGRRGAEAERIRADLEKLSGKQIQLNILEVKNPEADAQLVAQGIAEQLSARVAFRRAMRKGLQGAQRAGAKGVRIQVSGRLGGAEMSRSEFYREGRVPLHTLRANIDYGFYEAKTTFGRIGVKVWIYKGDITNKELAREQANQKSSRPERSDRPRRAPKAQEPVAAGVEA; this comes from the coding sequence ATGGGTCAGAAAGTCAACCCGTACGGCTTCCGTCTCGGCATCACCACCGACCATGTGTCGCGGTGGTTCTCCGACTCGACGAAGCCCGGTCAGCGCTACGCCGACTACCTTGCAGAAGACATCAAGATCCGTCGACTGCTGCAGACGTCGCTGGACCGCGCCGGTGTCTCGCGCATCGAGATCGAGCGCACCCGCGACCGTGTCCGCGTGGACATCCACACGGCACGTCCCGGCATCGTGATCGGCCGCCGCGGCGCCGAGGCCGAGCGCATCCGCGCCGACCTCGAGAAGCTCAGCGGCAAGCAGATCCAGCTGAACATCCTCGAGGTGAAGAACCCCGAGGCCGACGCTCAGCTCGTCGCTCAGGGCATCGCCGAGCAGCTCTCCGCTCGTGTGGCATTCCGCCGCGCGATGCGCAAGGGCCTGCAGGGTGCTCAGCGCGCCGGCGCCAAGGGCGTCCGCATCCAGGTCTCCGGCCGCCTCGGCGGCGCCGAGATGAGCCGTTCGGAGTTCTACCGCGAAGGCCGTGTGCCCCTGCACACCCTGCGCGCGAACATCGACTACGGCTTCTACGAGGCGAAGACCACCTTCGGCCGCATCGGTGTGAAGGTCTGGATCTACAAGGGCGACATCACCAACAAGGAGCTCGCCCGCGAGCAGGCCAACCAGAAGTCGTCGCGCCCCGAGCGCAGTGACCGTCCCCGCCGTGCGCCCAAGGCGCAGGAGCCGGTGGCAGCAGGAGTTGAGGCATAA
- the rplP gene encoding 50S ribosomal protein L16: protein MLIPRRVKYRKQHHPGRSGHATGGTKVTFGEFGIQALTPAYVTNRQIESARIAMTRHIKRGGKVWINIYPDRPLTKKPAETRMGSGKGSPEWWVANVKPGRVLFEVSGVSEELAREAMTRAIHKLPLKARIIKREEGDA from the coding sequence ATGTTGATTCCCCGTCGAGTCAAGTACCGCAAGCAGCACCACCCCGGCCGTTCGGGCCACGCCACCGGCGGCACGAAGGTCACCTTCGGTGAGTTCGGCATCCAGGCGTTGACCCCCGCGTACGTGACGAACCGTCAGATCGAGTCCGCTCGTATCGCCATGACGCGTCACATCAAGCGCGGCGGCAAGGTGTGGATCAACATCTACCCCGACCGTCCGCTCACGAAGAAGCCGGCCGAAACCCGAATGGGTTCCGGTAAGGGTTCGCCCGAGTGGTGGGTCGCGAACGTCAAGCCGGGTCGAGTCCTCTTCGAGGTCTCCGGCGTCTCCGAGGAACTCGCTCGTGAGGCAATGACCCGTGCCATCCACAAGCTGCCCCTCAAGGCACGCATCATCAAGCGCGAGGAGGGCGACGCATAA